A DNA window from Streptomyces sp. CA-278952 contains the following coding sequences:
- a CDS encoding helix-turn-helix domain-containing protein, whose protein sequence is MPTRRAVTGRSREPRARFAEELRLLRTARGHSLRQLGDRLGWDWSLFGKMEKGETVGGPEVVQALDTHYGTPGLLLALWELAVSDKTQFKERYRRYMALEAEAVSMWHFAVSVLPGLLQTPGYAREILASGGLRGEALDQQVEARMGRRELLAGEDVPQFRTILSEAVLRTPLRDRREWEAQLEYLLEVGEREDVTLQVAPFRAGLHGLTNADVMFLRLPDGRTVAYAENGYRGELIEESVPVERLQRAYDSVRDLALSPAESRKFILRILEEARASP, encoded by the coding sequence ATGCCGACGAGGCGAGCGGTCACGGGCCGCAGCAGGGAACCACGAGCACGGTTCGCGGAGGAGTTACGCCTCCTGCGCACGGCACGCGGCCACAGCCTGCGGCAACTGGGCGACCGGCTGGGTTGGGACTGGTCGCTGTTCGGCAAGATGGAGAAGGGCGAGACGGTCGGCGGCCCGGAGGTCGTCCAGGCGCTGGACACGCACTACGGGACGCCTGGGCTGTTGCTGGCGCTGTGGGAGTTGGCGGTCAGTGACAAGACCCAGTTCAAGGAGCGCTACCGGCGGTACATGGCGCTGGAGGCGGAGGCCGTGAGCATGTGGCACTTCGCGGTGAGCGTGCTGCCGGGGTTGTTGCAGACGCCGGGGTACGCGCGGGAGATCTTGGCGTCGGGCGGGCTCAGGGGCGAGGCGCTGGACCAGCAGGTCGAGGCTCGGATGGGTCGGCGGGAGCTGCTCGCTGGTGAGGACGTGCCGCAGTTCCGGACCATCCTGTCCGAGGCAGTGTTGCGGACCCCACTGCGCGACCGGAGGGAGTGGGAGGCGCAGCTGGAGTATCTGCTGGAGGTCGGAGAGCGGGAGGACGTGACACTGCAGGTGGCACCGTTCAGAGCGGGTCTGCATGGCCTCACTAACGCCGATGTCATGTTCCTCCGCCTGCCCGATGGGCGTACCGTGGCGTATGCCGAGAACGGGTACAGGGGCGAACTCATCGAGGAATCTGTACCGGTTGAGCGGCTGCAACGTGCGTACGATTCGGTGCGCGACCTGGCTCTTTCACCAGCCGAGTCGCGGAAGTTCATTCTGCGCATCCTGGAGGAAGCACGTGCGAGCCCGTGA
- a CDS encoding aminotransferase-like domain-containing protein — protein sequence MKDFRSVADAVAREIAAGRLKSGERLPPQREFARRNAIADSTAARVYQELARRGLTVGQVGRGTFVTEAPGAPAPAPALSEPADSRVDLELNHPVVPEQAGLLAAGLEKLVRSDRLESVLRPVGPAGTPAAREAAADLLTRGRWRPDPARILFAGNGRQAISAAVAALTRPGARLGVEELTYPVLKAIAARLGVTLVPLAMDEDGLIPEAVQEAHRADPLHAVYVQPVLHNPLSLTMPARRLDHLAEVLLTSGIHAIEDAVWSFLRDDAAPLASRAPERTVLVDSLSKRLSPGLSLGFAVAPAATAGRVAGALRSGGWTPMRFPLEAMAQWQADGAVDILVRAKRREAGVRQEIARRHLGDFRTRSAPSSYYRWWELPAPWRADTFVAAAARHGIAVTPAAAFAAGRPRGPQAIRLGLASPTRETLARSLATLADLARSAPEDCAGE from the coding sequence GTGAAGGACTTCCGGTCCGTCGCCGACGCGGTGGCGAGGGAGATCGCGGCGGGGAGGCTGAAGAGTGGAGAACGACTGCCTCCGCAGAGGGAGTTCGCCCGGCGGAACGCCATCGCCGACTCCACCGCCGCCCGCGTCTACCAGGAGCTGGCTCGCCGGGGCCTCACCGTCGGCCAGGTCGGACGCGGGACGTTCGTCACGGAGGCGCCCGGCGCTCCCGCCCCCGCCCCGGCCCTCTCCGAGCCCGCCGACAGCCGGGTCGACCTGGAGCTCAACCACCCTGTCGTCCCCGAACAGGCCGGGCTGCTCGCCGCCGGCCTGGAGAAGCTCGTGCGCTCCGACCGGCTGGAGTCGGTGCTCCGCCCGGTCGGGCCCGCCGGTACCCCCGCCGCCCGCGAGGCGGCCGCCGATCTCCTCACGCGCGGGCGATGGCGGCCCGACCCGGCACGGATCCTGTTCGCCGGGAACGGCCGGCAGGCCATCTCCGCCGCCGTCGCCGCGCTGACCCGGCCGGGCGCCCGGCTGGGCGTCGAGGAGCTCACGTATCCGGTGCTGAAGGCCATCGCCGCCCGGCTCGGCGTCACCCTCGTTCCGCTGGCCATGGACGAGGACGGCCTGATACCGGAGGCGGTCCAGGAGGCGCACCGCGCGGATCCGCTGCACGCCGTCTACGTACAGCCGGTCCTCCACAACCCGCTCTCCCTCACCATGCCGGCGCGGCGGCTCGACCACCTGGCCGAGGTGCTGCTGACATCGGGGATCCACGCGATCGAGGACGCCGTCTGGTCCTTCCTCCGGGACGACGCGGCGCCCCTCGCCTCGCGGGCCCCCGAGCGGACCGTCCTCGTCGACAGCCTCTCCAAACGCCTTTCCCCGGGGCTGTCCCTCGGATTCGCCGTGGCCCCCGCCGCGACGGCGGGCCGGGTCGCGGGGGCCCTGCGCTCCGGCGGCTGGACACCCATGCGCTTCCCCCTGGAGGCGATGGCGCAGTGGCAGGCGGACGGCGCCGTCGACATCCTCGTACGGGCCAAGCGGCGCGAGGCGGGGGTCCGTCAGGAGATCGCCCGCCGGCACCTCGGCGACTTCCGGACCCGCAGCGCCCCCTCCTCGTACTACCGCTGGTGGGAGCTGCCCGCCCCCTGGCGCGCCGACACCTTCGTGGCCGCCGCCGCGCGGCACGGCATCGCGGTGACCCCGGCCGCGGCGTTCGCCGCGGGCCGCCCCCGGGGCCCGCAGGCGATCCGCCTCGGCCTGGCGTCACCCACCCGGGAAACCCTCGCCCGGTCCCTCGCGACCCTCGCCGACCTCGCCCGGTCCGCCCCGGAGGACTGCGCGGGGGAGTGA
- a CDS encoding LysE family translocator, with translation MVEPSGVLGVAMVALGMVLTPGPNMIYLVSRSITQGRRAGVVSLGGVAVGFLVYLLATNLGLSVVFLAVPELYVAVKLAGAAYLAYLAWNALRPGGVSVFAPEELPHDSPRRLFTMGLMTNLLNPKIAIMYLSLIPQFISLEAGNVLLQGFLLGSVQIAVALTVNLGIVLAAGAIAVFLARRPSWLRVQRYLMGTALGLLAVSVATDTSAPARA, from the coding sequence ATGGTTGAGCCGAGCGGGGTGCTGGGGGTCGCAATGGTCGCCCTGGGCATGGTGCTCACCCCGGGCCCCAACATGATCTATCTCGTCTCCCGGAGCATCACCCAGGGGCGACGCGCGGGAGTGGTCTCCCTGGGCGGTGTGGCCGTGGGCTTCCTGGTCTACCTTCTGGCCACGAATCTCGGCCTGTCGGTGGTCTTCCTCGCGGTGCCCGAGCTGTACGTGGCCGTGAAGCTGGCCGGCGCCGCCTACCTGGCCTATCTGGCCTGGAATGCCCTGAGGCCCGGGGGCGTGTCCGTCTTCGCCCCCGAGGAGCTGCCGCACGACTCCCCGCGCAGGCTGTTCACCATGGGCCTGATGACGAATCTGCTCAACCCGAAGATCGCCATCATGTACCTCTCGCTCATCCCGCAGTTCATCAGCCTGGAGGCGGGAAACGTCCTGCTCCAGGGCTTCCTGCTGGGTTCCGTCCAGATCGCGGTGGCCCTCACCGTCAATCTGGGCATCGTCCTGGCGGCCGGAGCCATCGCCGTCTTCCTCGCCCGCCGCCCGTCCTGGCTCCGCGTCCAGCGCTACCTGATGGGCACGGCGTTGGGCCTGCTCGCCGTGTCGGTGGCGACGGACACCTCGGCACCGGCCAGAGCGTGA
- a CDS encoding vWA domain-containing protein, translating into MSANRIQHKVNHVALVVDASGSMYQHQSQLIRVVDEFVAGLKAESDSLGHETRISLYSFDHRVENLVWDMDVKHLPSMRGLYKVNNGATALIEASLKSLDDLGHIWEEYGEHSFLQIVVTDGEENASGGDRRHDGDMTILGPWLDRITAKMNGLPGHWTSAILVPNSLAKRTAQNYGFPAGNIAIWDADSQKGVEDAIGTVRAAATSFLRGREQGVRGTKNLFAVGQDISVDDVRANLEPVAADKYRLLKVDKEMEIRAFVDSHPGVTYERGSCYYQLGTRVQVQPDKEVIVVEKDTDRAYTGEAARNLLFGAGVRGTVSVKAGNNPKLEVYVQSRSVNRKLKADTRLLIML; encoded by the coding sequence ATGTCCGCCAACAGGATCCAGCACAAGGTGAATCACGTCGCTCTGGTCGTGGACGCCTCGGGTTCCATGTATCAGCACCAGAGTCAGCTCATCCGCGTCGTGGACGAGTTCGTGGCGGGGCTGAAGGCCGAGTCGGACAGCCTCGGCCATGAGACGCGGATCAGTCTCTACTCCTTCGACCACCGGGTGGAGAACCTGGTCTGGGACATGGACGTGAAGCATCTCCCGTCCATGCGGGGGCTGTACAAGGTCAACAACGGCGCCACCGCCCTCATCGAGGCCTCGCTGAAGTCCCTGGACGACCTGGGACACATCTGGGAGGAGTACGGCGAGCACAGCTTCCTGCAGATCGTGGTGACGGACGGCGAGGAGAACGCCTCCGGCGGCGACCGTCGGCACGACGGCGACATGACCATCCTCGGCCCCTGGCTCGACCGGATCACCGCGAAGATGAACGGGCTCCCGGGGCACTGGACCTCCGCGATCCTCGTTCCGAACTCCCTGGCGAAGCGCACCGCCCAGAACTACGGCTTCCCGGCCGGCAACATCGCCATCTGGGACGCGGACTCCCAGAAGGGCGTCGAGGACGCGATCGGCACCGTGCGCGCAGCCGCCACCAGCTTCCTGCGCGGTCGCGAGCAGGGCGTGCGCGGCACGAAGAACCTGTTCGCCGTCGGCCAGGACATATCGGTCGACGACGTGCGGGCCAACCTCGAACCGGTCGCGGCCGACAAGTACCGGCTGCTGAAGGTCGACAAGGAGATGGAGATCCGGGCCTTCGTCGACTCGCATCCGGGCGTCACCTACGAACGCGGCTCCTGCTACTACCAGTTGGGCACCCGGGTGCAGGTGCAGCCCGACAAGGAGGTCATCGTGGTCGAGAAGGACACCGACCGCGCCTACACGGGTGAGGCGGCGCGCAACCTCCTGTTCGGTGCCGGAGTCCGGGGGACCGTCTCGGTGAAGGCCGGCAACAACCCCAAGTTGGAGGTCTACGTGCAGAGCCGTTCGGTGAACAGGAAGCTCAAGGCCGACACGCGCCTGCTCATCATGCTCTGA
- a CDS encoding S8 family serine peptidase, protein MHLSRPPWRRSAGWVATAFTATALLTATPPAAAATDTVPPVASAKVEPALTAAVAESGEESFYVVLKDRADLSAARKQKTHAAKANAAFEELRAKAADARAPLKAFLDRKKAGHQGFWIANTIRVTGDQKLIGELAKRSDVARIVKERHYKLDDVETAGEKATPSRPNADGGDRDGVNADGSDADGTGAPEWGVADIKADQVWKQYDERGEGVVIANIDSGVQYDHPDLVGGYRGANGDGTFTHDYNWYDPSGRCGTSGVPCDNNGHGTHTMGTMVGANGVGVAPNARWIAAKGCESNQCSDEFLLKAGQWILAPTDRDGENPRPDLAPNIVNNSWGGGDTTFYQDIVVAWKSAGIFEAFAAGNDGDGTTCSTAHAPGAQAPAYGVGAYDSTGAIASFSGFGPSLVDGSTKPNISAPGVDIRSTWPGSSYKVSNGTSMATPHVAGAVALLWSAAPSLIGRIDETRALLDEGALDVDDTHCGGTAGMNNVWGEGRLDILASVDRAPHTAGTVSGTVTDRATGAALSGVTVHADSATTGTRTVVTGPDGTYRLSLTPGAYDFTFTAYGYAAGSANAVEVVGNQDLTRDIPLAAVASHQVTGTVLDVTGKPLAGATVGMTGVPVPAVTTNATGRYTLPKVAEGTYGLTVKPAEPTLCNGAYTGSATVAAADLTKNVQVPARTDASGNSCAPGTYSWIAGSKKVALSGDEDATTISLPFAVKHYGVSYSTASVTTNGMVNFLAPRVGDYANTALPTVNNPNGFIAPLWDDLTLDKKSSVQTTTTGAEGSRLFAIVWNNAAYATGTPGRATFEVVFDEATGAVTLQYKSVADRGAGATVGIQNQAGTDALPYSFDQPVVTDGSAIRFTQGAKR, encoded by the coding sequence ATGCACCTGTCCCGACCGCCCTGGCGCAGAAGCGCCGGCTGGGTGGCGACCGCCTTCACCGCCACCGCCCTGCTGACCGCGACACCACCCGCCGCCGCCGCGACGGACACCGTCCCCCCGGTGGCGTCCGCGAAAGTCGAACCCGCGCTCACCGCGGCCGTGGCCGAGAGCGGCGAGGAGTCCTTCTACGTCGTCCTGAAGGACCGGGCCGACCTGTCCGCCGCCCGGAAGCAGAAGACGCACGCGGCCAAGGCCAACGCAGCGTTCGAGGAGCTTCGGGCGAAGGCCGCGGACGCCCGGGCCCCGCTCAAGGCCTTCCTCGACCGGAAGAAGGCCGGCCACCAGGGCTTCTGGATCGCGAACACCATCCGGGTCACCGGTGACCAGAAGCTCATCGGCGAGCTGGCGAAGCGCTCGGACGTCGCCCGGATCGTCAAGGAGCGGCACTACAAGCTCGACGACGTCGAGACGGCCGGGGAAAAGGCCACCCCCTCCCGGCCGAACGCGGACGGCGGCGACAGGGACGGCGTCAACGCGGACGGCAGCGACGCCGACGGGACCGGCGCACCCGAGTGGGGCGTCGCCGACATCAAGGCCGATCAGGTCTGGAAGCAGTACGACGAGCGCGGCGAAGGCGTCGTCATCGCCAACATCGACTCGGGCGTCCAGTACGACCACCCGGACCTCGTCGGCGGCTACCGCGGCGCCAACGGCGACGGCACCTTCACCCACGACTACAACTGGTACGACCCGAGCGGCCGGTGCGGCACGAGCGGCGTCCCCTGCGACAACAACGGCCACGGCACCCACACCATGGGCACCATGGTCGGCGCGAACGGTGTCGGCGTCGCGCCGAACGCCCGCTGGATCGCCGCCAAGGGCTGCGAGTCCAACCAGTGCTCGGACGAGTTCCTGCTCAAGGCCGGTCAGTGGATCCTCGCCCCGACCGACCGCGACGGCGAGAACCCCCGCCCCGACCTGGCCCCGAACATCGTCAACAACTCCTGGGGCGGCGGCGACACGACGTTCTACCAGGACATCGTCGTGGCCTGGAAGTCCGCGGGCATCTTCGAGGCCTTCGCGGCCGGCAACGACGGTGACGGCACCACCTGTTCCACCGCGCACGCCCCCGGCGCGCAGGCGCCCGCCTACGGCGTCGGCGCCTACGACTCCACGGGCGCGATCGCGTCCTTCTCCGGCTTCGGCCCCTCGCTGGTCGACGGCTCGACCAAGCCGAACATCTCGGCCCCGGGCGTCGACATCCGTTCCACCTGGCCGGGTTCGTCGTACAAGGTCTCCAACGGTACGTCGATGGCGACGCCGCACGTCGCCGGTGCGGTGGCCCTGCTGTGGTCGGCCGCTCCGTCGCTGATCGGCAGGATCGACGAGACCCGGGCGCTCCTGGACGAAGGCGCCCTCGACGTCGACGACACGCACTGCGGTGGCACCGCGGGCATGAACAACGTCTGGGGCGAGGGCAGGCTCGACATCCTCGCCTCGGTCGACAGGGCCCCGCACACCGCGGGCACCGTCAGCGGCACGGTCACCGACCGGGCCACCGGCGCCGCACTGTCCGGCGTCACCGTCCACGCCGACAGCGCCACCACCGGCACCCGCACCGTCGTCACGGGCCCCGACGGCACGTACCGCCTGTCGCTGACCCCGGGCGCCTACGACTTCACCTTCACCGCCTACGGCTACGCGGCCGGTTCGGCGAACGCCGTCGAGGTGGTCGGCAACCAGGACCTGACCCGTGACATCCCGCTGGCCGCGGTCGCCTCGCACCAGGTCACGGGCACCGTCCTCGACGTCACCGGCAAGCCCCTCGCCGGCGCGACCGTCGGCATGACGGGCGTTCCCGTCCCCGCCGTCACCACGAACGCCACGGGCAGGTACACCCTGCCGAAGGTCGCCGAAGGCACCTACGGCCTGACGGTGAAGCCCGCCGAGCCGACGCTGTGCAACGGCGCCTACACCGGCTCCGCCACCGTCGCCGCCGCCGACCTCACCAAGAACGTCCAGGTCCCGGCCCGCACCGACGCCTCCGGCAACAGCTGCGCCCCGGGAACGTACTCCTGGATCGCCGGCTCCAAGAAGGTGGCCCTGAGCGGCGACGAGGACGCCACGACGATCTCGCTGCCCTTCGCCGTGAAGCACTACGGGGTCTCGTACTCCACCGCTTCGGTCACCACCAACGGCATGGTGAACTTCCTGGCGCCGCGCGTCGGCGACTACGCCAACACCGCGCTGCCCACGGTGAACAACCCCAACGGGTTCATCGCCCCGCTCTGGGACGACCTGACGCTCGACAAGAAGTCGTCGGTGCAGACCACCACCACCGGCGCCGAGGGGTCGCGCCTGTTCGCCATCGTCTGGAACAACGCCGCCTACGCGACCGGCACCCCCGGCCGCGCCACCTTCGAGGTCGTCTTCGACGAGGCCACCGGAGCCGTGACCCTCCAGTACAAGTCGGTCGCGGACCGGGGCGCGGGCGCCACCGTCGGCATCCAGAACCAGGCCGGCACCGACGCCCTCCCGTACTCCTTCGACCAGCCGGTCGTCACCGACGGTTCGGCCATCCGCTTCACCCAGGGAGCCAAGCGATGA